A stretch of DNA from Carboxydothermus pertinax:
CAAAGGCGTTTATGAACTTTGCCAAGTTTATCTACATTAAGGTTAAAGATACCCCCACCGGACGAAAAATCTATCTTTTAGAACCCCGCTACCATTTTCGGGAACATTATGTATTTGGAGTAATGGTAGAACTTGATAAACAAAACAGAGTAGTCAAAACCTACCTAAATCAATCACTGGCCGATTAACCTTGCACAACAAAATAAATAAACACCAGGTATAAGAGACCATTTACCAGTAAAAGCCTGGCGGAGAGCTTCTTTCTAAAACGGTAGCCAAGGTAAGCAAGTAAACCTGCCATTAACGCCAGCACCCCCGAAAGCCCGGCATAGAAATCCAAGTGCCAGTCGGAAAATACAATACCAAAGGCAGGAATCAAAGTGCTCTGAAACACCATTGCCCCGGTAACATTCCCTAAAGCATAGGTATCTTTTTGATCCCGTATCCAGATTATCGAGTTAAACTTTTCCGGAAGCTCAGTAGCAATAGGTGCGATTACCAAAGAGAGAACCAGGGCCGGAATCCCTGCTGATTTGGCTACCGCTTCAATCCCTTTAACAAATTCGTCAGCTCCTAAAACTATCATCGCTAAAGCCACCACCACCTGGGCAATAATAGCAAAGGTAGGCGGCACTTCATGCCGGGGAGCAAAGTAGCAGCGGTCTAACTCGTGGCAGTTTTCTTCACCAGCCGGAGCAGTTATTGTTATCTTTAAATAATAAGCATAAGCCCCTACCAGCACCAGTGCCACAATGACTTTACCTGCATACGGTAAAAAAGAAGCCAAGAGAGCTAAAGCATAAAGAGGCAAGAAGAACATTAGATCCCGTTTAAAAACAGCACC
This window harbors:
- a CDS encoding sodium:calcium antiporter; its protein translation is MTIVLLIGSLLFILGGAVLFTNGVEWLGKKFNLNEGTVGSVLAAVGTALPETMIPIIAILFGAGADAHAIGVGAILGAPFMLSTVALFLAGLSALSFKKRANRHELMVNGAVFKRDLMFFLPLYALALLASFLPYAGKVIVALVLVGAYAYYLKITITAPAGEENCHELDRCYFAPRHEVPPTFAIIAQVVVALAMIVLGADEFVKGIEAVAKSAGIPALVLSLVIAPIATELPEKFNSIIWIRDQKDTYALGNVTGAMVFQSTLIPAFGIVFSDWHLDFYAGLSGVLALMAGLLAYLGYRFRKKLSARLLLVNGLLYLVFIYFVVQG